A genomic segment from Glycine max cultivar Williams 82 chromosome 1, Glycine_max_v4.0, whole genome shotgun sequence encodes:
- the LOC102667445 gene encoding uncharacterized protein isoform X1, whose product MASMASSSSFCNLKFITKPNNNGRTNASSLPRIVFCQKHNDDTPTDQINRRELILRSSEIATIGAIFNFGGKKPDYLGVQKNPPALALCPATKNCVSTSENISDRTHYAPPWNYNPEGRKKPVSREEAMEELIDVIESTTPDKFSPRIVERKEDYIRVEYQSSILGFVDDVEFWFPPGKGSTVEYRSASRLGNFDFDVNRKRIKALRQELEKKGWASQDTI is encoded by the exons ATGGCTTCAATGGCATCTTCAAGCTCCTTCTGCAACCTCAAGTTTATCACCAAACCCAACAACAATGGTAGAACCAATGCTTCTTCTCTTCCCCGTATTGTATTCTGTCAGAAGCACAACGATGACACCCCCACCGACCAAATCAACCGAAG AGAACTCATATTGAGAAGCAGTGAAATAGCGACCATTGGTGCCATCTTCAACTTCGG TGGGAAAAAACCTGATTATCTTGGAGTGCAGAAAAACCCACCAGCATTAGCTCTGTGTCCGGCAACTAAGAACTGCGTGTCAACCTCTGAGAATATCAGTGATCGCACACATTATGCTCCTCCATG GAACTATAATCCTGAAGGTAGGAAAAAACCTGTGAGCAGGGAAGAAGCAATGGAGGAACTTATAGACGTG ATAGAATCAACAACACCAGACAAATTTTCACCACggatagttgaaaggaaagaagaCTATATTCGTGTGGAGTACCAAAGCTCAATCTTGGGG TTTGTGGATGATGTTGAGTTCTGGTTTCCTCCGGGTAAGGGTTCTACTGTGGAGTATCGTTCTGCATCTCGGTTGGGAaactttgattttgatgtgaacagaaaaagaataaag GCACTGAGACAAGAGTTGGAGAAGAAAGGATGGGCATCTCAAGACACCATATGA
- the LOC102667445 gene encoding uncharacterized protein isoform X2, producing MASMASSSSFCNLKFITKPNNNGRTNASSLPRIVFCQKHNDDTPTDQINRRELILRSSEIATIGAIFNFGGKKPDYLGVQKNPPALALCPATKNCVSTSENISDRTHYAPPWNYNPEGRKKPVSREEAMEELIDIESTTPDKFSPRIVERKEDYIRVEYQSSILGFVDDVEFWFPPGKGSTVEYRSASRLGNFDFDVNRKRIKALRQELEKKGWASQDTI from the exons ATGGCTTCAATGGCATCTTCAAGCTCCTTCTGCAACCTCAAGTTTATCACCAAACCCAACAACAATGGTAGAACCAATGCTTCTTCTCTTCCCCGTATTGTATTCTGTCAGAAGCACAACGATGACACCCCCACCGACCAAATCAACCGAAG AGAACTCATATTGAGAAGCAGTGAAATAGCGACCATTGGTGCCATCTTCAACTTCGG TGGGAAAAAACCTGATTATCTTGGAGTGCAGAAAAACCCACCAGCATTAGCTCTGTGTCCGGCAACTAAGAACTGCGTGTCAACCTCTGAGAATATCAGTGATCGCACACATTATGCTCCTCCATG GAACTATAATCCTGAAGGTAGGAAAAAACCTGTGAGCAGGGAAGAAGCAATGGAGGAACTTATAGAC ATAGAATCAACAACACCAGACAAATTTTCACCACggatagttgaaaggaaagaagaCTATATTCGTGTGGAGTACCAAAGCTCAATCTTGGGG TTTGTGGATGATGTTGAGTTCTGGTTTCCTCCGGGTAAGGGTTCTACTGTGGAGTATCGTTCTGCATCTCGGTTGGGAaactttgattttgatgtgaacagaaaaagaataaag GCACTGAGACAAGAGTTGGAGAAGAAAGGATGGGCATCTCAAGACACCATATGA
- the LOC100796830 gene encoding uncharacterized protein LOC100796830, with product MEAREGISSGVTVIGAEAPSAYHVAPRSEAPNQVHVPDGGGAAATAAPVGVSPVSAGLDGTAVKKKRGRPRKYGPDGSVTMALSPMPISSSAPPSNDFSSGKRGKMRGMDYKPSKKVGLDYLGDLNACSDGTNFMPHIITVNAGEDITMKVISFSQQGPRAICILSANGVISNVTLRQPDSSGGTLTYEGRFEILSLSGSFMPTDNQGTRSRTGGMSVSLASPDGRVVGGGVAGLLVAASPVQVVVGSFLPSSQQEQKIKKSKSSDYGVATVTPTIAVSPTPPPPTNAEKEDVNVMGGAHVLQNSGTLNSNLTPPNAFRRDNWVNMHSMPDSRKSATDINISLPDS from the exons ATGGAAGCCAGAGAAGGTATTAGTTCTGGGGTTACAGTGATAGGTGCAGAAGCTCCATCAGCTTACCATGTGGCGCCAAGGAGTGAAGCTCCAAACCAGGTTCATGTCCCTGATGGTGGTGGTGCTGCTGCTACAGCTGCACCTGTTGGTGTCTCACCTGTGAGTGCGGGGTTGGATGGAACAGCAGTTAAGAAGAAACGGGGTAGGCCGAGGAAATATGGGCCTGATGGGTCAGTCACTATGGCATTGTCACCAATGCCAATTTCGTCGTCGGCTCCGCCTTCTAATGACTTTTCCTCCGGGAAGCGGGGGAAAATGCGGGGGATGGACTATAAGCCATCAAAAAAAGTTGGTTTGGATTATCTAG GTGACTTGAATGCATGCTCTGATGGTACAAATTTTATGCCGCATATCATCACTGTCAATGCTGGCGAG GACATCACGATGAAGGTGATATCCTTTTCTCAACAAGGACCACGAGCTATATGTATCTTATCTGCTAATGGTGTGATTTCAAATGTTACACTTCGTCAGCCTGATTCTTCTGGGGGTACTTTAACTTATGAG GGCCGTTTTGAGATACTTTCCTTGTCTGGATCATTCATGCCTACTGATAACCAAGGAACAAGAAGCAGGACTGGTGGAATGTCGGTCTCGTTGGCTAGCCCTGATGGCCGTGTTGTAGGTGGCGGAGTTGCTGGTCTTCTTGTAGCTGCCAGCCCTGTGCAG GTGGTGGTGGGAAGCTTTTTACCAAGCAGCCAGCAAGAACAGAAAATAAAGAAGTCAAAGTCTAGCGATTATGGAGTAGCAACTGTTACTCCAACCATTGCAGTGTCTCCTACACCACCACCTCCAACCAATGCCGAAAAAGAGGATGTGAATGTTATGGGTGGAGCACATGTACTGCAAAATTCTGGAACCCTTAACTCTAACCTCACTCCTCCCAATGCCTTTAGAAGAGACAACTGGGTCAACATGCACTCTATGCCAGACTCAAGAAAGTCAGCCACTGATATTAACATATCTTTGCCTGATAGTTAA